Proteins encoded by one window of Nicotiana tabacum cultivar K326 chromosome 10, ASM71507v2, whole genome shotgun sequence:
- the LOC107788876 gene encoding protein ASYMMETRIC LEAVES 2-like → MQKINGRDTAACASCKHQRKKCANTCILAPYFPAEKSREFQAVHKIFGVSNVAKLIKTLIEEDRKKAADSLVWEAFCRQKNPVLGSYGEYRRVVEELKLYKSQYQQILQIPTQGATHDMMYNAAQGLNNGYNKKANSMMESWLCSNNIHLQHVQNNMEKLTSDCNGSTIIVPQQAIDGFTNHYYLTAGNCNPIDVKRMENSSWEASS, encoded by the exons ATGCAGAAGATTAATGGTCGAGACACAGCTGCATGTGCATCGTGTAAACATCAACGAAAAAAGTGTGCAAACACATGTATATTAGCACCTTATTTCCCAGCAGAGAAAAGCCGAGAATTTCAAGCAGTACACAAGATATTTGGTGTCAGTAACGTCGCAAAACTAATAAAAACTCTCATAGAAGAAGATCGGAAAAAAGCCGCGGATTCGCTTGTTTGGGAAGCGTTCTGTAGGCAGAAAAATCCTGTGCTCGGTTCATATGGAGAGTATAGAAGAGTTGTTGAGGAACTCAAGTTGTATAAAAGCCAATACCAGCAAATTCTTCAAATTCCAACCCAAGGGGCAACTCATGATATGATGTACAATGCAGCACAAGGGTTGAATAATGGATATAATAAGAAAGCCAATTCTATGATGGAGTCTTGGCTGTGTAGCAATAACATCCATTTACAACATGTCCAAAATAATATGGAGAAATTAACAAGTGATTGTAATGGTTCCACTATTATTGTGCCACAACAAGCAATTGATGGTTTTACTAACCACTATTATCTTACTGCAG GCAATTGTAACCCAATTGATGTCAAGCGAATGGAAAACTCATCGTGGGAGGCTAGCTCATGA